In Astatotilapia calliptera chromosome 16, fAstCal1.2, whole genome shotgun sequence, one genomic interval encodes:
- the LOC113008440 gene encoding uncharacterized protein LOC113008440 has product MPLSCCVYGCSSRSTRETDKRYFRVPKIAQRRGEKWKILTEKRRKKWILNLRLQSGGAESANARVCSDHFVRGCPSALDDEESEDWAPTVNLGYERKPRSESVLKRDKRMKLKAEQHRCAEAILDMQQTAESPDLSLVTVENPELQLPAENPQPEDFSVNETFTYPGCADAGCQTELTMDDIEKMEDVLRQNTAELVDLRSKALDTQFSQEAFEKNEDKTKIYTGLPNFLVLIQIFELCEPYITSGPMSLLSKFEQFILVLLRLRLNLPLKDLAFRFNISLSTASRVWHKVIDILHKRLEFLIEWPERHVLQATMPLSFRQAFGCKVAVIVDCFEVFIERPSNLLAQAQTWSNYKHHHTVKFLIGVAPQGYVTYISSAWGGRVSDKQITIESGLLKNLLPGDIVLADRGFNIGDNVGFYCASLQTPAFTKGRKQLSAYEVAETRKIANLRIHVERVIGLVRRKYQILQSRAMPIENMSTKPGETHALIDKIGVICCALSNLSESVVPLE; this is encoded by the exons ATGCCTttgtcctgttgtgtttacGGATGCTCCAGTAGGTCGACCCGAGAAACTGATAAACGGTATTTTAGGGTACCAAAAATAGCCCaacgaagaggagaaaaatggaaaattctaaccgaaaaacgtaggaaaaaatggattttaaatttacGTTTACAGTCGGGAGGAGCAGAGTCTGCCAATGCCCGTGTCTGCAGCGACCActtcgtcagag GCTGCCCAAGTGCTTTGGATGACGAAGAGTCGGAGGACTGGGCTCCGACGGTCAATCTCGGCTACGAACGAAAACCCAGATCGGAATCAGTTCTCAAACGAGATAAAAGAATGAAGCTTAAGGCAGAACAGCATCGATGTGCAGAGGCGATTTTGGATATGCAACAGACGGCTGAGAGCCCGGATTTGAGCCTAGTGACAGTGGAGAACCCCGAACTGCAGCTTCCAGCTGAGAATCCACAACCAGAAGACTTCAGTGTGAATGAGACATTCACTTATCCAG GCTGTGCGGATGCTGGATGCCAGACAGAGCTGACGATGGATGACATCGAGAAGATGGAGGATGTTTTGAGACAGAACACAGCAGAGCTGGTTGATCTTCGGAGCAAGGCTCTGGACACACAGTTCAGCCAGGaggcttttgaaaaaaatgaagacaagacAAAGATCTACACAGGGCTCCCCAACTTCTTAGTTTTAATTCAGATTTTTGAACTGTGCGAGCCCTATATCACCTCGGGACCTATGTCTTTGTTGTCCAAATTTGAACAATTCATACTAGTTTTGCTGAGGCTGAGACTAAATCTGCCCCTGAAAGATTTAGCTTTCAGGTTCAATATTTCTCTGTCCACTGCTTCTAGAGTTTGGCATAAAGTAATTGACATACTTCATAAAAGGTTAGAGTTCCTAATTGAGTGGCCAGAGCGACATGTTCTTCAAGCTACGATGCCACTGAGTTTCAGACAGGCATTTGGATGTAAAGTGGCTGTGATTGTTGATTGCTTTGAAGTCTTTATTGAGAGACCATCTAATCTTCTTGCACAAGCTCAAACTTGGTCCAACTACAAGCACCATCACACTGTAAAATTTTTGATTGGTGTTGCCCCCCAAGGCTACGTCACTTACATATCTTCTGCCTGGGGAGGGAGAGTTAGCGATAAGCAGATCACAATAGAGAGTGGCCTCCTAAAGAACTTGTTACCTGGAGATATTGTCCTTGCAGATCGTGGGTTCAATATTGGCGATAATGTGGGGTTTTACTGTGCTTCACTACAGACACCGGCATTCACTAAAGGGAGAAAACAGCTGTCAGCCTATGAAGTGGCAGAGACAAGGAAAATAGCCAATTTGCGTATCCATGTTGAGCGAGTCATAGGTTTAGTCAGGAGGAAATATCAAATTCTGCAGAGCAGGGCTATGCCAATAGAGAACATGTCCACAAAGCCAGGTGAGACACATGCATTGATCGACAAGATTGGGGTAATTTGTTGTGCCTTATCAAATCTCTCCGAGTCTGTTGTCCCACTGGAGTAA
- the LOC113008441 gene encoding uncharacterized protein LOC113008441 — MLPKTVPEYRTPETLQLPPKDLEELCLDFQLEELTLSQVQAVERATRSQSASSIWFRQRAGRVTASKLKQVLKTNPQQPSKSLIKAICYPEAYRFTTAATSYGCKHEAQARGAYEKLMSQEHAGFSCMDSGLWLNPKWPYMGSTPDGIVTCDCHGTGICEIKCPHSQRDAVNLRMRAGEKGFCLISDGDNVTLDPTHDYYYQIQAQLHIANAEYCDFVVWNRNDIFVERILPDLEFWDDAIP; from the exons ATGCTTCCTAAAACTGTGCCTGAGTACAGAACACCAGAGACACTGCAGCTCCCCCCCAAAGACCTTGAAGAGCTATGCCTGGACTTCCAGCTTGAAGAGCTCACCCTGTCCCAAGTCCAGGCTGTAGAGAGGGCGACTCGAAGTCAGAGTGCAAGCAGTATTTGGTTTAGGCAAAGAGCTGGACGCGTAACTGCCTCTAAGCTGAAACAAGTTCTTAAGACCAACCCCCAGCAACCATCAAAGAGCTTGATCAAGGCCATATGCTATCCAGAGGCATATAGGTTCACCACAGCTGCTACAAG TTATGGATGCAAACATGAAGCACAAGCCAGAGGAGCATATGAGAAGCTTATGAGCCAGGAGCATGCAGGCTTCTCATGTATGGACAGCGGTCTCTGGCTGAACCCCAAGTGGCCATACATGGGGTCCACCCCTGATGGGATAGTCACTTGTGACTGTCATGGAACTGGCATCTGCGAGATTAAG TGCCCACACTCTCAGAGAGATGCGGTCAACCTGCGCATGCGTGCTGGGGAGAAGGGCTTCTGCCTCATCAGTGACGGGGATAATGTCACACTGGACCCAACTCATGACTACTATTACCAAATTCAGGCACAGCTTCACATTGCAAATGCAGAGTACtgtgactttgttgtgtggAACCGCAATGACATATTTGTTGAAAGGATTTTGCCTGACCTTGAGTTTTGGGATGATGCGATTCCTTAA